One Myxococcus xanthus DNA segment encodes these proteins:
- a CDS encoding OmpA family protein, producing the protein MNARLLLLAFVLSSPMPVLADAVRVSLEGRAVLGEKLPALLVHIEEPIAGFEVKLKRSDGQDVEVKGGGSPGLTRRIELNQPEGRFRYEGALTVRFPDAESGVMPLSFDTELYGTLKLDVRKEDVDVAARRLRFVLSRPAKRAELTVLMDTGKKAFEGEVPFKGEAGGTPLELTWPAAEGRVMKISLRAFDTAEFYTGVDLYPWQVDIPHEEVNFASGQADIPATERGKLDKSHALIVDALTKYGRFASLRLYVMGHTDTVGAAAENLDLSVRRAKSLAAYFRKKGLRVPVYYEGLGEEAPAVATPDETAEAGNRRAEYIIAVEEPVLQHAPRPPRWRKL; encoded by the coding sequence ATGAACGCCCGCCTGCTGCTCCTCGCCTTTGTCCTGTCTTCGCCGATGCCGGTGCTCGCGGACGCCGTTCGAGTCTCCCTGGAGGGGCGCGCCGTGCTGGGGGAGAAGCTCCCGGCGCTGCTGGTCCACATCGAGGAGCCCATCGCGGGCTTCGAGGTGAAGCTGAAGCGCAGCGACGGCCAGGACGTGGAGGTGAAGGGCGGCGGGAGTCCGGGCCTCACGCGCCGCATCGAGCTGAATCAGCCGGAAGGCCGCTTCCGCTACGAGGGAGCGCTCACGGTGCGCTTCCCGGATGCGGAATCCGGCGTGATGCCGTTGTCTTTCGACACGGAGCTCTACGGCACGCTGAAGCTGGACGTCCGCAAGGAGGACGTGGACGTGGCCGCGCGCCGGCTGCGCTTCGTCCTGTCCCGGCCCGCGAAGCGCGCGGAGTTGACGGTGTTGATGGACACCGGGAAGAAGGCCTTCGAGGGCGAGGTGCCATTCAAGGGGGAGGCGGGGGGGACGCCACTGGAGCTGACGTGGCCGGCGGCGGAGGGGCGGGTGATGAAGATCTCCCTCCGTGCGTTCGACACGGCGGAGTTCTACACGGGCGTCGACCTGTATCCGTGGCAGGTGGACATTCCGCACGAGGAGGTGAACTTCGCCTCGGGCCAAGCGGACATTCCGGCGACGGAGCGGGGCAAGCTGGACAAGAGCCACGCCCTCATCGTGGACGCGCTGACGAAGTACGGTCGCTTCGCGTCGCTGCGGCTCTACGTGATGGGACACACGGACACCGTGGGGGCCGCGGCGGAGAACCTGGACCTGTCGGTGCGGCGGGCGAAGAGTCTGGCGGCCTATTTCCGGAAGAAGGGGCTGCGGGTGCCCGTGTACTACGAAGGGCTGGGAGAAGAGGCCCCGGCCGTCGCGACGCCCGACGAGACAGCGGAGGCGGGCAACCGCCGCGCGGAATACATCATCGCAGTGGAGGAGCCGGTGCTTCAGCACGCGCCTCGCCCCCCGCGGTGGCGGAAGCTGTAG
- a CDS encoding DUF4388 domain-containing protein gives MAPLKTLLLAESHPPTLEHLKGLLSQAGYTVRAVNDPVTALEHFAADNPDVVVLSVDLPRVEGAHVVHLIRGHGQGGRVPIVAIDKGHLGRARGVSSVLDLKVNAYVSDPLKPGELVPRLEALVRAAQAVQLTGLAATLSRPAVNSGALKGHPLPALFHSIYRLRRDGVLVVAHRGLSRRVYFLRGGSVSYDSTAKADSLPGYLLARNVLNPQQAQRVTEALDSGLRIGAALADAGVEAAGEELLQLLRDYNRDRVERVLGMREGRYAFYAGDEFTSEVASVEVPPLAPVLDGARRCFTMRVMAGALRAHMGDYPVRSQEFGRDLQAMGLDTDDLKIAMQVNGRIALKDLLAHGRGELRMAYSLLWFLKLTGGVTFSSTPVATGTDVLSAAVLPDRIAPRKRKALPPETAASLREEALRIITRSYFGGLGLDIAADAEAVERAYHETAMRFHPDTYAEFDISDLKDLLELVQDRLSASYRVLSVEEKRKAYLQYLFSRMDVGRNAAVVVDAEIALRRGESALKRRDFPLAAKAFEEAVSLNPDEPEYYPFLAWATYRMPTGAPMVRAQKAQQVLKKALSLGPYVERLHIISAIIDMDLGDAPLARKKLQRVLEYNPYSQLAKAALRKVGR, from the coding sequence GTGGCCCCCTTGAAGACGCTTCTGCTCGCCGAGAGCCATCCCCCCACGCTCGAGCACCTCAAAGGCCTGCTCTCCCAGGCTGGGTACACCGTTCGCGCGGTGAACGATCCGGTGACGGCGTTGGAGCACTTCGCGGCGGACAACCCGGACGTGGTGGTGCTGTCGGTGGACCTTCCGCGCGTGGAAGGCGCACACGTGGTGCATCTCATCCGAGGCCACGGACAGGGTGGCAGGGTGCCCATTGTCGCCATCGACAAGGGACACCTGGGGCGCGCGCGGGGCGTGAGCTCGGTGCTGGACCTCAAGGTGAACGCCTATGTCTCGGACCCGCTCAAGCCGGGCGAGCTGGTGCCCCGGCTGGAGGCTCTGGTGCGCGCGGCGCAGGCGGTGCAGCTCACCGGGCTGGCGGCCACGCTGTCCCGGCCCGCCGTCAATTCAGGCGCGCTGAAGGGCCACCCCCTGCCGGCGCTGTTCCACTCCATCTATCGGTTGCGCCGGGATGGTGTGCTCGTGGTGGCGCACCGGGGCTTGAGCCGGCGCGTGTACTTCTTGCGCGGCGGGTCCGTGAGCTATGACTCCACGGCGAAAGCGGACTCGCTGCCTGGCTACCTGCTTGCCCGGAACGTGCTCAACCCGCAGCAGGCGCAGCGGGTGACGGAGGCGCTGGACTCCGGTCTGCGCATCGGCGCGGCGCTCGCGGACGCGGGCGTGGAGGCGGCGGGCGAGGAACTGCTGCAGCTCTTGCGCGACTACAACCGGGACAGGGTGGAGCGGGTGCTGGGGATGCGCGAGGGCCGCTACGCCTTCTACGCGGGAGACGAATTCACGTCGGAGGTCGCGTCGGTGGAGGTTCCGCCGCTGGCGCCGGTGCTGGATGGCGCGCGCCGCTGCTTTACCATGAGGGTGATGGCGGGCGCGCTGCGGGCGCACATGGGCGACTACCCAGTGCGCTCACAAGAGTTCGGGCGCGACCTGCAGGCCATGGGGCTGGACACGGACGACCTGAAGATCGCCATGCAGGTCAACGGCCGCATCGCGCTGAAGGACCTGCTGGCGCACGGGCGTGGCGAGCTGCGCATGGCGTACTCGCTGCTGTGGTTCCTGAAGCTGACGGGTGGGGTGACGTTCTCCTCGACGCCCGTGGCCACGGGCACGGACGTGCTGTCCGCGGCGGTGCTGCCGGACCGGATCGCGCCGCGCAAGCGCAAGGCCCTGCCGCCCGAGACAGCGGCCTCGCTGCGTGAGGAAGCGCTGCGCATCATCACCCGCAGCTACTTCGGAGGGCTGGGGCTGGACATCGCGGCGGACGCGGAGGCGGTGGAGCGCGCCTATCACGAGACGGCGATGCGCTTTCATCCGGACACCTACGCCGAGTTCGACATCTCCGACCTGAAGGACCTGCTGGAGTTGGTGCAGGACCGGCTGTCCGCGTCGTACCGGGTGCTGAGCGTGGAGGAGAAGCGCAAGGCCTACCTCCAGTACCTCTTCAGCCGGATGGACGTGGGGCGGAACGCGGCGGTGGTCGTGGATGCGGAAATCGCGCTGCGCCGGGGCGAGTCCGCCCTGAAGCGCCGCGACTTCCCGCTGGCGGCGAAGGCCTTCGAGGAAGCGGTGTCGCTCAATCCGGACGAGCCGGAGTACTACCCCTTCCTCGCCTGGGCGACGTACCGGATGCCCACGGGGGCGCCGATGGTGCGGGCGCAGAAGGCGCAGCAGGTGCTGAAGAAGGCGCTGTCGCTGGGGCCATACGTGGAGCGGTTGCACATCATCTCGGCCATCATCGACATGGACCTGGGAGACGCGCCGTTGGCGCGGAAGAAGCTGCAGCGGGTGCTGGAGTACAACCCGTACTCCCAGCTCGCGAAGGCGGCGTTGCGCAAGGTGGGGCGCTAG
- a CDS encoding LpxI family protein yields MDRIGLIAGNGRLPFLFARAARKKGLEVVAVAHRGETDPALAAEVDRLTWVRVGQVDRIQKAFREAGVKQAVMAGGIGRVRALAEARPDLGAVRIISRLRSFRDDALLRAVASDFESRGVTIIAPTDFLGEVLCPEGHLAGPRLHPAQEKDVALGREVAMLLGQADVGQTVVVHNGHVLALEAVEGTDEAILRGGRLGGNSGAVVVKRCKPQQDLRFDLPAVGPHTLEVMQEVGARVLALEVGRTVLLDAPALFAGAESRGITIVGVP; encoded by the coding sequence GTGGATCGGATTGGCCTCATCGCGGGCAATGGTCGGCTGCCTTTTCTCTTCGCGCGCGCCGCGAGGAAGAAGGGCCTGGAAGTCGTGGCCGTGGCGCACCGGGGAGAGACGGACCCGGCGTTGGCGGCGGAGGTGGACCGGCTGACGTGGGTGCGTGTCGGTCAGGTGGACCGCATCCAGAAGGCCTTCCGGGAAGCGGGCGTGAAGCAGGCGGTCATGGCGGGCGGCATCGGCCGCGTGCGGGCGCTGGCGGAAGCCCGGCCGGACCTGGGCGCGGTGCGCATCATCTCCCGGCTGCGAAGCTTCCGGGATGATGCGCTGCTGCGCGCGGTGGCCTCGGACTTCGAGTCGCGCGGCGTCACCATCATCGCTCCCACGGACTTCCTGGGTGAGGTGCTGTGCCCGGAGGGCCACCTCGCGGGGCCTCGGCTGCACCCGGCGCAGGAGAAGGACGTGGCCCTGGGCCGCGAGGTCGCCATGCTGCTGGGCCAGGCGGACGTGGGGCAGACAGTGGTGGTGCACAACGGCCACGTCCTGGCGCTGGAGGCGGTGGAGGGCACGGACGAGGCCATTCTCCGGGGCGGCAGGCTGGGTGGCAATTCAGGCGCCGTGGTGGTGAAGCGCTGCAAGCCGCAGCAGGACCTCCGCTTCGACCTGCCGGCCGTGGGCCCTCACACGCTGGAAGTCATGCAGGAGGTGGGCGCGCGCGTGCTGGCGCTCGAGGTGGGACGCACGGTGCTGCTGGACGCCCCGGCCCTCTTCGCGGGCGCCGAGTCCAGGGGCATCACCATCGTCGGCGTGCCCTGA
- a CDS encoding polyprenol monophosphomannose synthase, whose protein sequence is MNPALVCIPTYNERENIEAIVQAVLETDPRVDILIVDDNSPDGTGQLADGLAAQDSRVRVLHREKKEGLGRAYLAAFRWALAEQYTYILEMDADFSHDPRYLPGILDAAEAGADLVLGSRYVTGGGTVNWGVGRQLISRGGSLYARSILGVGIQDLTGGFKCFHRRVLEAIDLDSVKSTGYAFQIELTYRTLRKGFTVREVPIVFEDRRVGHSKMSKKIFAEALTMVWKLRLTV, encoded by the coding sequence ATGAACCCAGCCCTGGTCTGCATCCCCACGTACAACGAGCGGGAAAACATCGAGGCCATCGTCCAGGCGGTGCTGGAGACCGACCCCCGGGTCGACATCCTCATCGTGGACGACAATTCGCCCGATGGCACAGGGCAACTCGCGGATGGGCTCGCCGCACAGGATTCGCGCGTGCGCGTCCTCCACCGCGAGAAGAAGGAGGGCCTGGGCCGCGCCTACCTCGCCGCGTTCCGTTGGGCCCTGGCCGAGCAGTACACGTACATCCTGGAGATGGACGCCGACTTCAGCCACGACCCGCGCTACCTGCCCGGCATCCTGGATGCGGCCGAGGCTGGCGCGGACCTGGTGCTCGGCTCGCGCTACGTCACGGGCGGCGGCACGGTGAACTGGGGCGTGGGGCGGCAGCTCATCAGCCGCGGTGGCAGCCTCTACGCACGGTCGATTCTGGGCGTGGGCATCCAGGACCTCACCGGCGGCTTCAAGTGCTTCCACCGCCGGGTGCTGGAGGCCATCGACCTGGATTCGGTGAAGAGCACCGGTTACGCGTTTCAAATCGAGCTGACCTACCGCACGCTGCGCAAAGGCTTCACCGTGCGCGAAGTGCCCATCGTCTTCGAGGACCGGCGCGTGGGTCACTCCAAGATGAGCAAGAAAATCTTCGCCGAGGCTCTCACCATGGTGTGGAAGCTGCGGCTCACGGTGTAA
- the lpxB gene encoding lipid-A-disaccharide synthase: MTNPPRILVVAGEASGDTHAAELVAALRARRPDLTFFGMGGARLAAQGVELLFDAREVSVMGITEVLPRIPRILQILKGLAEAAAERKPDVAILVDIPDFNLRLAKKLKALGVPVAYYVSPMIWAWRRGRVRTIKRLVDRMLCILPFEEDFYREAGVSARYVGSPVVEQVPSPDTATAFRERLGLSKDAPTLALLPGSRMGEIRRLLPDMVEAAKRLSAERPGLQVVVPLAPTIDREEITSRFEGSGVTPILVEGRAPEVVGASDAAVVASGTAVLEAGLMQRPLVVVYRVSLITYWVGRLMLKVAFVSLINLLAGRRVVPELLQGEMTPERIAEEVRRVWIPGAPREEMLQGLAEMRGRLGETGAATRAAESVLELLPPGRV; this comes from the coding sequence ATGACGAATCCACCCCGCATCCTCGTCGTCGCCGGCGAGGCGTCAGGCGATACCCACGCCGCCGAGCTCGTCGCCGCCCTCCGGGCCCGCCGTCCCGACCTCACCTTCTTTGGCATGGGCGGTGCCCGCCTGGCCGCCCAGGGAGTGGAGCTGCTCTTCGACGCCCGGGAGGTGTCCGTCATGGGCATCACCGAGGTCCTGCCCCGGATTCCCCGCATCCTTCAAATCCTGAAGGGCCTGGCCGAGGCCGCCGCCGAGCGCAAACCGGACGTCGCCATCCTGGTGGACATCCCTGACTTCAACCTGCGCCTGGCCAAGAAACTCAAGGCGCTGGGGGTCCCCGTCGCCTACTACGTGTCGCCCATGATCTGGGCCTGGCGCCGGGGTCGGGTGCGCACCATCAAACGGTTGGTGGACCGGATGCTCTGCATCCTCCCGTTCGAGGAAGACTTCTACCGGGAGGCCGGCGTCAGCGCTCGCTACGTCGGCAGCCCGGTGGTGGAGCAGGTTCCCTCACCGGATACGGCCACGGCCTTCCGCGAGCGGCTGGGGCTGTCGAAGGACGCCCCCACACTCGCGCTGCTGCCCGGCAGCCGGATGGGCGAAATCCGCCGTCTGCTTCCCGACATGGTGGAGGCGGCGAAACGCCTCTCCGCCGAGCGGCCCGGACTCCAGGTCGTCGTCCCCCTCGCGCCCACCATCGACCGGGAGGAAATCACGTCCCGCTTCGAAGGCAGTGGCGTGACGCCCATCCTGGTAGAGGGACGGGCACCCGAGGTCGTGGGCGCCAGTGACGCCGCGGTGGTGGCCTCCGGTACCGCCGTCCTGGAAGCCGGGCTGATGCAGCGCCCCCTGGTGGTCGTCTACCGTGTGTCACTCATCACGTACTGGGTGGGCCGGTTGATGCTGAAGGTGGCCTTCGTGTCCCTCATCAACCTGCTGGCGGGCCGACGCGTCGTCCCCGAGCTGCTCCAGGGGGAGATGACGCCCGAGCGCATCGCCGAGGAGGTCCGCCGCGTCTGGATACCCGGTGCTCCCCGGGAGGAGATGCTCCAGGGGTTGGCGGAGATGCGCGGCCGGCTGGGCGAGACGGGCGCGGCCACCCGGGCGGCGGAGTCCGTACTGGAGCTGCTGCCCCCGGGCCGCGTTTAG
- a CDS encoding MarC family protein codes for MPEYASLFLVSLSAIFFVVDPIGVVPLFLAMTAGDSQEKVRRTAMRACLVACGMMLFFALFGGVIFKVFGVSLGAFRVAGGILLLITALDMLRARPAETRTTPSEEQEGVVKEDVAIVPLAIPLLAGPGAIATAMVLMAKGDTLVSAIPVLAAVVLTFVASYFILRASGLIQRVLRQSGVAIVERVMGLILAAIAVQFIADGGKELFK; via the coding sequence ATGCCGGAATACGCGTCGCTGTTCCTCGTCTCGCTGTCGGCCATCTTCTTCGTGGTGGACCCCATTGGCGTCGTCCCGCTGTTCCTGGCGATGACGGCCGGGGACTCGCAGGAGAAGGTGCGCCGCACTGCCATGCGCGCCTGCCTGGTGGCCTGCGGGATGATGCTGTTCTTCGCCCTCTTCGGCGGCGTCATCTTCAAGGTGTTCGGCGTGTCGCTGGGCGCCTTCCGGGTGGCCGGTGGCATCCTGCTGCTCATCACCGCGTTGGACATGCTTCGCGCCCGCCCGGCGGAGACGCGCACCACGCCGTCCGAGGAACAGGAAGGCGTGGTGAAGGAGGACGTGGCCATCGTCCCCCTCGCCATTCCACTGCTGGCGGGCCCGGGCGCCATCGCCACCGCCATGGTGCTGATGGCCAAGGGCGACACGCTCGTCTCCGCCATCCCCGTGCTGGCCGCCGTCGTGCTGACGTTCGTGGCCAGCTACTTCATCCTCCGCGCCTCCGGGCTCATCCAGCGCGTGCTGCGCCAATCCGGCGTGGCCATCGTCGAGCGGGTGATGGGACTCATCCTGGCCGCCATCGCGGTGCAGTTCATCGCGGACGGTGGCAAGGAGCTGTTCAAGTAG
- a CDS encoding ABC transporter ATP-binding protein, producing the protein MHSILWRLLRYARPHFGVLLLAFVGMAAVGLTTGAYAYLTGPALRFLLSGGEEGFASAQRVPWLADLPREAALWGFPLVMVIVGAAKGVGYLAQFYFMGLFAQRVVKDLRRDLFQRLTALSPAQLARERMGDLLSRFSSDVSAVEAAAMYTVGSYLRDTLQVIILAGVALAMSPMLGGLMLLVIPLAALPASKLTRKVLKRTREGQTQLGNLAGQLHEGLGGLRTIQAFNGQAAELARFSAFAQAHEKAVVSAAWARGAVPGLMEVLAAAALAGALAYAASARLMEPEALLSLLTAVILVYQPVKDLGRVTQFAVQAGAAGERLFSLLDMKHPVEDAPDAVPAPTLSRSIQFEGVRFAYGERPALDGLTLELKAGQVTALVGGSGGGKSTVTSLLLRFERPQKGQLLLDGVDADRYTATSVRAQFALVTQEPLLFHGTVLDNLRYARPDATREEVEAAAKVAHADGFIRALPEGYDTRIGERGVALSGGQRQRLCIARAVLAQAPVLVLDEATSSLDPESEREVQAALAAVLPGRTALVIAHRLSTVVNADVLNVMEAGRVVESGSHAELLQRGGRYAALWRMQTEGSSERGAA; encoded by the coding sequence ATGCATTCGATTCTCTGGCGGTTGTTGCGCTATGCGCGCCCGCATTTCGGTGTACTCCTGCTCGCCTTCGTCGGCATGGCGGCGGTGGGTCTGACGACGGGCGCGTACGCGTATCTCACGGGCCCGGCGCTGCGCTTCCTGCTGTCGGGCGGTGAAGAAGGCTTCGCCAGCGCGCAGCGCGTGCCCTGGTTGGCGGACCTGCCCCGCGAGGCGGCCCTGTGGGGCTTCCCGCTGGTGATGGTCATCGTTGGCGCTGCGAAGGGCGTGGGGTACCTGGCGCAGTTCTATTTCATGGGCCTGTTCGCGCAGCGCGTGGTGAAGGACCTGCGGCGCGACCTGTTCCAGCGCCTCACCGCGCTGTCGCCCGCCCAGCTCGCGCGCGAGCGGATGGGGGACCTGCTCAGCCGCTTCTCCTCGGACGTCAGCGCCGTGGAAGCGGCGGCCATGTACACGGTGGGCTCGTACCTGCGCGACACCCTCCAGGTCATCATCCTGGCGGGCGTGGCGCTGGCGATGAGCCCGATGTTGGGCGGCCTCATGTTGCTGGTGATTCCGCTGGCGGCGCTGCCGGCCTCGAAGCTGACGCGCAAGGTGCTCAAGCGCACGCGGGAAGGCCAGACGCAGCTCGGCAACCTGGCGGGGCAGCTCCACGAAGGGCTGGGCGGTCTGCGCACCATCCAGGCCTTCAACGGGCAGGCGGCGGAGCTGGCTCGCTTCTCCGCCTTCGCGCAGGCGCACGAGAAGGCGGTGGTGAGCGCGGCGTGGGCGCGTGGCGCGGTGCCAGGGCTGATGGAGGTGCTGGCCGCGGCGGCACTGGCGGGCGCACTGGCGTATGCGGCGAGCGCGCGGCTGATGGAGCCGGAGGCGCTGCTCTCGCTGCTGACGGCGGTCATCCTGGTGTACCAGCCGGTGAAGGACCTGGGCCGGGTGACGCAGTTCGCGGTGCAGGCGGGCGCGGCGGGTGAGCGACTTTTCTCGCTGCTCGACATGAAGCACCCAGTGGAGGACGCGCCGGACGCGGTGCCCGCGCCGACCCTGTCGCGGAGCATCCAGTTCGAGGGCGTGCGATTCGCCTATGGAGAGCGGCCCGCGCTGGACGGCCTGACGCTGGAGCTGAAGGCGGGGCAGGTGACGGCGCTGGTGGGTGGCAGCGGCGGAGGCAAGAGCACGGTGACATCGCTGCTGCTGCGCTTCGAGCGGCCACAGAAGGGCCAGCTCCTCCTGGATGGTGTGGACGCGGACCGGTACACGGCCACGAGCGTCCGGGCCCAGTTCGCGCTGGTGACGCAGGAGCCGCTGCTGTTCCACGGCACGGTGCTGGACAACCTGCGCTACGCGAGGCCGGACGCCACGCGGGAAGAGGTGGAGGCCGCGGCGAAGGTGGCGCACGCGGACGGCTTCATCCGCGCACTACCCGAAGGCTATGACACGCGCATCGGCGAGCGGGGCGTGGCGCTCAGTGGAGGCCAGCGCCAGCGGTTGTGCATCGCCCGCGCGGTGCTGGCGCAGGCGCCCGTGCTGGTGCTGGACGAAGCGACCAGCAGCCTCGACCCGGAGAGCGAGCGCGAAGTGCAGGCGGCGCTGGCGGCGGTCCTTCCAGGCCGCACGGCGCTGGTGATTGCGCACCGGCTGTCCACGGTGGTGAACGCGGACGTCCTCAACGTGATGGAGGCGGGGCGCGTCGTCGAGAGTGGCTCGCACGCGGAGTTGCTCCAGCGAGGCGGGCGGTATGCGGCGCTGTGGAGGATGCAGACGGAGGGCTCCTCGGAGCGAGGCGCGGCGTGA